In Nocardia sp. NBC_00403, the DNA window TATGCCTCGGCGATCCGAGATGCTTCGTGCACCACACGCATTCCCCGCCCGCCTCCCCCGGCCGCGGCCTTGACCATCACGCCGCTCGGATGATCCGCGAGCAGTGCCGCGATCTCGGACAGATCGGCACCGGCGGACGTCGCGCGCAGCACCGCGACCCCCGCCCGCTGCGCGGCCTCCCGGGCGGCGAGCTTGTTACCGAAGATCCGCAACACCTCCGGCGCGGGTCCGACGAACACCAACCCCGCTTCCGCACAGGCGGCCGCGAAATCCGCACTCTCACTGAGGAACCCGTAACCCGGATGCACTAGCGCGCCGGAACCTGCCTTGCGCGCTGCGGCAACGACAGCGGCCACATCGAGATACGCCGCCGCCCCGACGCCCGGCAGTTGGACCGCGTCCTCGGCCAGCCGCACCGGCAGCGCTCCCACCTCGTCTGCGGTGTGCATCGCAAGGACCGAGTACGCCCGCTCGCGAGCCGTCCGGATCACCCGGACCGCGACCTCACCTCTGTTCGCCACCGCTATGCGCATGCCGACAGTCTGCGTTGACATTGACGTCAATGTCAACGACGATGATCCCATGACAGAGGCAGGCTGGTCGGTGCGCGCGGCGCGGGAAAGATCGCACACCTCCCGCCATCGCGCGCTACTGGACGCCGCAGCACAGGTCTTCGCTCTCCGCGGCTACGACAAGACCACCGTCGCCGACATCACCACGGCCGCCGGAGTCTCCCGAGCCACCCTGTACGTCTACTTCGCCTCCAAAGAGGAAATCTTCCTCGCCCTCGCCACCCAGGTCCGCGACGATTTCCTCGCTGCCCAGGAACCGGACATCGACTACGCCGATCCGCGAAACATACTGGCCGCCACTATCGAATCCTTCGCCGCCGCCGTCCTCGCCGCAGGCCCGATGCTGCGCCTCATCGACGAACGCGGCGCCGTCGACGACCGCATTGCCGCACTCGCCGAGGAAATCGCCGAACGGCCCATCCGCCGCTTCACCCGCTACCTGGAGCGCCTGCATGCCGCGGATCGGATCGCACCCGCCGTCCCGCCCCGCATCATCGCCGAAACCATCGGCTATACCCTCACCCGCGGCACCTTGGCCCGCGCCACCGCCACCCCCGCCGACCACGGCGAATACCTCGCCCACATCAACACGGTCGCCGACACCCTCCTCAACCCGACCGACCTCCCCTGAGACAACCGACTCCATACCAACCTCGCCCCACCGCAATTTCTCGGGGTGTGCACGCTTTGCGGTGCCTCACATCCGGACCGGATCCCGAAGAATGGTGCGACCAAGGGGCGACCGCCGGGACGCTCGAATGGGGCGAGCTACGGCTGGACTTGGTCAGGCGGTGCGGGAGTCGGCGAGTGAGCGATCGCTGGAGCTGGTTACGACCTGGGCGGGGGTGAAGGCCAGCACGCCGTCTTCGATTGGGCCCTTGCGGAGCATGGTGCGGTCGCGGAAGTAGTTGTTGATCACCTGCCATGGGCCGCGGGTGCCCTGGCGCGGCATCACAGCGTCGCCGCGCTGGATGTAGCCGGAGGTGAGCGCGCCGCCCATCAGCGAGTCTTCGGAGCGGTCGCCGTCCTCGGCCACGGCGACCACCTTGTCGAAGCCGTTGGTCCGCATATGGTTGAGCAGGCGGCAGAAGTATTCCGCTGCCAGATCGGCCTTCAGCGTCCACGATGCGTTCGTGT includes these proteins:
- a CDS encoding TetR/AcrR family transcriptional regulator: MTEAGWSVRAARERSHTSRHRALLDAAAQVFALRGYDKTTVADITTAAGVSRATLYVYFASKEEIFLALATQVRDDFLAAQEPDIDYADPRNILAATIESFAAAVLAAGPMLRLIDERGAVDDRIAALAEEIAERPIRRFTRYLERLHAADRIAPAVPPRIIAETIGYTLTRGTLARATATPADHGEYLAHINTVADTLLNPTDLP